The Mytilus edulis chromosome 4, xbMytEdul2.2, whole genome shotgun sequence nucleotide sequence AATGTACCCATGTATATCTAAATATTCGTCAACAACATCCATTGATGTAAATCAGATAAATTCGGGAAGCTTTATAACTGGTGCAAAGTCGACAGATACTACCATTGGTGTTGGTTTGTCAGGAGGGTGATACGCGAACTGTATGAGGTATGCAGGTATATTAAGTCGTAATCCACTGTAATGAGGAAGGTTGTATCCTCCGTGACTCCAGTTGTCAGGTAATTCTAAATTAGCAACAACAGAGTCGAGAACATTGAACAGATCATACGCAATAGCCTGTGTGTTGAGAATATATTCATCACCATGTCGCCTAAGTGCACCTTTATAGCATTCTGCATCTTTGCTTCCGTTTATCGACGACAGAAACCTTTCAAGTTGAGGATTTTTGGGCAAAGCGCAATAATCAAACTCAGAAATGTCAGGAGTCTCCTCTCCGAAATCAACATATATAAAAACTCGACCTTTGTCAGATTTAACGTCCACCATTTTGGcttttccgtttagaattttctcAATACTCATTTCAAAGGCAAAGTCAAACTCATTCGGTTGGTCAATTTTCATATGATTGTAGGCGCTACCCATTTTCACCAGTCTTCCTGAAAAGTTTGTTCTCAATTTTGCAATTTCATTAATAATTGATTCCATTATGACATCTACACCTCTGTAGATTGTCTTGATATATTCGACATCGGATTGAACTCTGCTGGTATTGTCAAGATTAATCAGAAAATCCTTAATACTTTCTTTTCCATTTTTCCAGATTTGTGTACCACTTGAGATGTGATGGTGCTGTTTGTTGCATATCTTGTAATTGGTCGACTGATCCTTTTGCGAGACGACCATCATTTAGTGCTTTATTAAAGTTGAGAGTTCGAGAAATAAAGGCCTGTTCATCCATTGCAAATTCTTTTTTCTATTAGATGCAGAGTAGATAAATAAAGAGATCTGAGGTTAATTGCATCAGGTAAATTATCATCAACCGGATTACAATAAATATacctacaaattaaaaaaaaaacaagcaagtAGAAACAGTTGTCAAAGAAAAActaaaaataccagagggacattcagactcattagtcgaaaataaacGGATAATGGCATGGTATAAAATAGAAGTTAAAAAAAGcaacagtacacaaacacaaAGCATAGAAATCCAAACAGCAtcacgaccccccccccccccccggaaaaattattataaataatactatTGGGGGTCTCATGTTGTCCGGAAATGTGGcagagttcgtgttgcttatgtacgGGCCGTGTGATAAGACTAATTTGGAAGGTCTTATTTAGAAGAAAGATTGTGCTTATGAcgattttagccatggcgttgtcagttcaattttgagtttgactgtccctctggtatctttcgtccctctaaTAACAGACAACCAACttatgatggcgtccgtaaaataaTGAAGGGTAATTTCTTGGTTTAAgagcttcattgtgagcagcaaccatctatcTAGGAAGTCATAAAAGGAAATACCAGCTTTAAAGTATCGTATGAaatgggatatatatatatatatatatcagtctataaaaaggaccaaccagcaaatttactctgtaccggatcgtctagaatatgcagataaggaaaacattgtataagtctaaaaatttGCATAACGGTATAAAATGTTATTAACATTTTCGTATAATTACATCTTTTATAAGTACGTTGTGCAAATTTGAAGAtttaaatgactgaataaatagtcaacgattaatcttacagggcgatggatcatgtaatatgattctgtacactacaaaatataatatataacaggtaaaaaagggtacaacatcaccattaaataactataaaatgaacaaatattagatatttcggataacagatatcctttttcaataatagcacgatgtcaaatgaatcaagacaatatattcaaactgagaaactatcaaaatcttgaaatttccaaacacggctcAAAGATTACAGagatatgccaaataaaaatagttatttgcgatgtgaactggcacaactctaaatatctaaaggttgtgacagttttgATGTTATAACAGCAtggagggcagtcctcaaacaaataaatcaaagatgccctaaccgatccaagttggtatgatatttcaaatttgacaacggtagggaAATTGCAactaaaactacatatttaagcctcccaaacgaatagcagtttaataatagaaaaataagttttatctaataaggtaaaataattgaacgtggctacgtacttatacatccatcccaaatgaatggagccctgtaatttaaactggtattttaaaataatcttCGAATTGTAAAGCCAGTACGGAAGCCGGAGTAACTGGAAACAAGTGATGACAGGAAAACGAGTAACtaattctatgttttttcattgatgccctctggggaaactgtccttaaatttcttatccaaaatctttcccgagcgactctgtcgaccttcgaccaacccttgttgtggtctatgattgtgatggtaaggtttttgagatcagcttgtgtgtgcgcaggtgatctcaaatgacgacttacgggtaggtcgggcttgcaagtgtagtcgcttagatgaccattcatgcgtttgttgaatggctgctctgtctcgccaacatactgcatgccacattgACACTGAAgaaggtatacaacattctgggttttgcaagttacattgcaaaatattgtgtacacagacccagtcgagtggcaagtaaatgtttgagtatttagtatttgttgacaagtcagacaacgtctgttaccacatgaTTTGCACCATCCTGtaattgaacagcttttatttgaggagacgtcagctctaacaaataagtctttcagacttgctggtctccgaaaagctaagacaggaggattgggaaagatcttggataatttagggtgtttggcaatagtttgccaattggcacggatcaaacgtgaaaggttagtaaAGGCTGGATTGTATGTTAGAACAAACGGGACTATTTTGCTGAGCCTCTTCCGTTTGTACTGTAAGAGGTCATTGCGCCTGTTATTGTTAGCGCGCCcaaaccccttatctatgtccaatttcttatagcctcgttttgtcaaaaatttgcgaagttcctgtaaccgtTTCGTGACCGCTTTACtctgagagcttgactgtacgggatactttttatacagtgtttggggtgacagctttggggagaaaggtactgatgtttatctgtgggtttacagtagaggtctgttgatatgacaccgtCCTTTATAGATGTGGTTGTGTCTAAGGAAGATATTTTAGAGTCGGAAATTTCGTACGTAAATTTAATTGAATGGTGGGCGTTGTTTGCATGTGCGATGAAATCATCCAGTTTTTGTTGGGATTCAATCTATTTCATGACAACATCACCAATGAAACGGAACCAAGACAGGTTTGGATAAAGATGCTGCAATAAATTGTTTTTCGAATTTGCCCATGAAAATATTAGCGTAAGACGGTGCCATTTTCGTCCCGTTTACTTGAAGGTAATGATCACCATTAAAGGTGAAATTGTTGCATTTCAGGACCAGAGTCAGCAGCTGGACTAAGCATTCAGTAGGTGGTTCTAAAATGTTGCGCGAGTCCCATATTTCCCTACAAGATTGTATACCGTCACCATGAGGTATGTTGGTATCAATGAGGTGACATCTAAAGTAAAAAGGAGGGTTTCCGGAGGAAGAGGGTTCATGGATTCCATTTTACGAAGATAATCTGTAGTGTCTTGAATGTGGGAAGGAAGATTTTCTACATGAGATCTTAAATGAAAATCGAAAAGTTCCGAGATTTTCTCAGTCGGATGGCTGTTTGCGGATACAATGGGTCTACCAGGGTTGTTAACCTTGTGTATTTTGGAAAGAAGATACAATCGAACAGGCTTGGCATTATCTGGTTTTAAATAACCAATTGTATCCTCATCTATGTGACTGTCATCGTACATGGTTTGTAACGCAGTGATAATTTTGGAGCTAAACTCGGAAGTAGGGTCATAGTCTAGCTTCTTATAAAATCTCTCATCAGAGAGCTGACGCACTGCTTCCGCGATGTAGTTAGCTTTGTCCATTATCACAACGGCACTGCCCTTGTCTactgtttttatcaaaatatcatcTCGGTTTCTCAGCGATTGTATGGCTTTTTTCTCGTCAGGAGAGGTGTTATAAAATGTCGAGTACTTGTTGCTAGCTAGATGAACAACATCCGATTTGATTTTGTCGGTAATATCTTCCAGTGCAGCAGATTTACTAGGTTTTGGAACCCATGAACTCTTCTTTTTAAAATACGGAATTATGCTTTCTTCCTCCGAGTCAGACATGTCTGAGTCTTCCTCATTATCCACCTCTTTATCCTTGTTACCAAAGTATTCTTTGATTCTGCGGGTTCTGGCAAAGTTATCAAGGTCATCTCCTAGTTTCGTCCTTAGATAAAGAGATTGAGGATAAATTGACAACCGTGTTGTTGGGATTGGTCGGAACTcgaatttttctttgaaatctacGATTTCGAggctttttatttaattttttagtaataataaagctttcggtggctgTGTGTTACCTTTCTCCGTTAGTATTTATCTAGCGTCGTAATGCAGTACAtgctatataaggcatgaagatggaatcattacagatcagctgaaatatctattgtaaaggatcctacaaattaatgcaatatatatatatatatatatatatataacaagtctaaaagggtacatcaccaaaaaatatgaataaaacgaACAAATGTTAGATATTTCAGAAAACACATATCTTTCATCAGTATGATCACGATATAAAATGAATCATATCAATCTATTCTAATTATAAAACTATCACAATCTTgtaatgtatacaaaaaaaaaaggttaagcGATCATCAAAGACGGTGgtacaactttaaaatttccaaacacgacGCCAAGACTACAAAGACATGCATAAACAAAAATAGTAATTTGCGAAATGAACAGGCACAACTCAAATTCCAAAaatacgcagaaactgctccaacaaattTATGAAGAGGACAGAGGACAGATTGAAAATGACACtgcgtaaattttacggacaccatcacgaattggttgatccatacgatgtgtctttgtccaaactaactatggactcttttaccacgtgttagatagtggtttgtcattacgtcgtctgatcttttaattaccgaacgtgaacttgtgactgttttgctgagtgtgaattcttattgctataagacgtgtcacagtacttttctatcccaaatccatgtatttagttttgatgttatatttgttattctcaacGGATattgtcaaatgtcttaacgtattttctgttatattcgtgtgttatggtaaTGATAATTAATCACGAATTTATACGATaaatttggtttacagtttgattcaaAAGAAACGACGACACTGGTATATAATGCAGTTAATTATCttattactaccacaatttgaagtattgtaaattttcttgttataaataaatgtaatatcagtattacaaatctaaccttaaatcaatcctaattctatcttatttttgggaaatatttttagaaattcaaatgtgacgtcactttgtgtgtgttttttttttaatttcaaatgtgccgtcactttgtgcgttgaggctttggctaactcggctgtgtattTTTGTATGCCGGATTAGGTTGTTTTATATAATGTATCCGTTTTTaatctgtagttagtcaccactttggttttatcatgtatatctattatatagtcattttataaaatttactgtttgcaaaaatatgaattattctaaataataaggatgttgtTATCCTAGGCAGAAAACCCTAGTTGTATAAACACAACTtgttggaacttttggtcctaagtgctcttcaactttgaacttgttttgactttcgatttttttttcatctgagcgtcactggttagtcttgtgttgaCAAAACGCATGTCTTTTCAACCTGATactttttgttagctattattcgtgtatTGTATAGTCCTGTCATGCAatgatgtcattttaatgttatagttaacattgtcataaaaacgggaggtttggcatgccacaaaaccaggttcaacccaccatttttttcttaaaatggcctgcaccaagtcaggaaaatggcccttgttatattacagttcgtttctgtgtgtgttacattttcatgttgtgtttctgatgtgtcgttgttctcttatgttttatgcgttttcctcagttttagtttgtaacccagatttgtttttttctcaatcgatttatgagtttcgaacagcggtatgctactgttgcttTTCGTTAGTTTGTGTACATTCGGAGAGtagtcgggtagaagtcgtaaacaggcctGATCATGAATTTGGTAACGCTTGGTCGTGTAAAATTGGACAATCGTGATCATCGAGTTGATTTTATCGGCAGTGTAAACCTagcttgacccttatctttggtATTGAAAATAGCCTGATGTATAACTCTTCCAGTCTGAAACActcttaacccattctcgacctGAACTCGACCAATTCTTGACCAGCTCTGAacctatttttttaaactgaatctTCACCAACCACAAGTCTGAAAAACACTGGACCAGTCTGAACCTTACTCGACCAATACTTAATCGTTAAAATTGatcaatttctatttttaaaactgaTATCACAACAGCCACAATACaatgaatatatttataacacAGATCTTTACATCTTTACATGATTCTTAGATTTATCAAATCAAGATagataaatcatatttttaaagcctgAGACTTGTCACATACAacgattttttgttttatctgaaAACCACTCCTATACTGAGGGTAATAAACCCTAATTAAAGTTTCATTTGGcctttccttttttaaacaaatttcaattttactaaaTTTCTGCATAAAAACTACATGGTTACATACAATAGTTATATAACTATATTTTTATGTGGTATCAGCCAAAAAAATCCATGACATTGTTTAACCTtatatcagatatatatatatattcttattccTATTtgggataaatatatatatatattctaataaGGGATACAAAAATTAGAGACACGAATAAAAGTTTTCTTCTGATTTGGGGTAAATTATAAAGTAAAAAATCCTGTTTTGGGCACACTGGTCAaaaagatcacacctggtcagagagTGATACATTTTAAATAACATTCATTGAAAACATTCTGTAAAACTAAAATCATAAGGTCTTTTGAATTCACTAGAcaagtaatacacgagtttaagaaaaatagGGTTTTCTTTTTACCGGAAAAAAACACCTACACTAAGGTTATTAAAACTTATTAAAATGCTTCTTGTTTGAAAAcacttattttaattttattaaaataaatttctacTAAAACTTTGGAAaccatttcctttttttattggttatcaaggattgctatgaaAGTTTTATTATTATATCAAATTCATGGTTTTACAAAATGTTAACATTTACAAAGATGCtgtatatactgttttatatatacattttgatcAATAGATACAATTCAATAATACTTAAGATATTTGAAGCATGGTTAAAAGTTCAAGTATTTTTGATTGTACATATAGCAACGTGAACATGTAATCATCATgtgttttttaaattctttaaaaaacttaatttatCATAAGAAATTTGTTAATCCAATCAGAAATTACTTCCTTTGATcatattgttttatttctatttttaaatgagATAAACATTGTATACCTTAAATGATAACAGTTTCTAAATTTATGAAATACACTAGatagctacaaaaaaaaaacaggtctaggttggttaagacttggtcgagcaAGTATGGTTCAGATAAGGTCAAGCATGGTTCTTGGTCGCGAATGGTTTAGACTACGTCAAGTATTGTTCAAACTCGTATAAAATGGTTTACGTCTGACCAGGTAAAGGTTCATTACATGTTCAGACTGATAattatggttcagactacagtcaaGTAATACCAAGTTAATTTCAGACAAACTAAGAATGGTCGAGTAAAAATTAGTatagtcgagtacagatatagaaaatttcagaattttacttttacttttgcAGAGTTTTGTAGTGATCAGAATAACAATAAACTGACCTTTTAATTATGAAGGCTATATATCTTTTTCTAGGCTAATGTACTGATTTAACGACAAAATAGATTTTTAATTTGACTGGTACAGGTGTTTTGTAGATGActataataaaaagtattttaCCATAAATGAGTTGCTGGCCGATGTATTTGTGTTTTTGAAATTACAttgagatgtggtgtgattgcaaaTGATCAACTTTCCACGGTAGACCATACATGTAGGACGATAATGGAAACATTGCATTTACATTAATAAACAATACTATTTTGGGAAATTTTGAGTCAGTTTTGCTTCAAATCTTAAATTTGTTTTTCAGACTACTGGTAGAACGATACCCATTACTAAGATTCTTCTTCAGTTACATGAGTTAAGATAATGCTTATATTTCAAGTCCTTATTTCATATTTAACATCCTTATTTACATACATCCAAACTGAGAATCtgcataaataaatgatttaaactggttgtttaataaataatttattagaaTCTATCAAAAGTGAAAGTactttaatcatattttacatttcatttaaaGAATAGCTATCAAACACTTTCCAGTGCATATAATAACTTACCATTTTGCTTTTACATACATTATATTTATACATTCTATCAGGTTTAAAACATGTGATATTAGAAGTGAGTCCTCTATATATCCGAAATAACCgatatcatttaaaatacaaatagACAGTATTAATAACTTTTGATCACGTGTATTATACAGTGTGTGTTTTGGTTTTATATTTTTCCGTGATTTGTATcaatctaatgagttaagcctttttcaactgttttgaaTGTCTTATTTcgtgctgttacacaactgtccctTGTTAGGAGAAGGGTTAAGCGTTCGCATACGTGTTTTACCCAGTAGCATTCGTTATGTGCTTGTCCTAATGCAAGTTGGGAGCCTATAACTCACTGGTTGTTATtgattcatgtctgtcatatctttttttcgaaaaatattttgttataaattatgccaTTTGTTTTCTCTATTGAATGGTTTCATATTTTTCCTGTCTAtcttttaaagacattttttttgcaaatgtgttttatttgtttgaatgaGAACAGTAGAATATTCTTGAACTATGTGGCCTGGTACTTCTATGCAAAGACGTATCCAATTGTGTTTAAAATTTCAGTAAATGGAATTAACACTGGTGTGTGTCCAAGGCGCctgtctacatatatatatatctttatcaaAAACGctaaaaccaaaacatttaaatgatgtATTGATGCGTAGCAGCATGAGAGGACCTATATGACCAACAGGGTTCTTAATAAGGCATAAAGTCAATTTAAGATACTACCAAAATTACCTCTTAGGAAGTCCAAACCTTAATACGTTTGTgattaataaatttttcaatggggaatttagaaaaatacatgtacaatcagaACTCAGAATTCCAAACTCAGAATGATATTGTCGCATTAGTGTATTATATTCAACCTTGCCTAGTAAATTTTATGATTTCCTACAGGAGATGAAGTATTCCTATATAAATACGCTCAAAAGGTATAATTAGAGCTTACTATCAATAAATCATTCTAATTGGTCCAAATTATGATCACATGCCATTGATAATTGTGATAATTCCTTtactattttcatttatttcccTAATAAGATTGACAATAGTATTATACCAGCATTATAAATCTaaatttatttcttaaataagCACTGTGTATATAGTGGCACTTCACTGttagtttgtttaattaaaatcatgCTATGTTTAGTTTATAACGGAGGTAAGAATCTAGAATTGAAGAGTAATTTTCAATAAGTAAAAACGCAGTTCAAAAGTATATaaacaacaaaagtacaaaacacTTCAAGGCTTCTTCTAGTCATTTGAACAGACATGACTCTCAAGGTAAGTAAAGTTCTTACTCTGCGTTACATTACAATGTTAGAAACCAAACTGATATTCTTTTGTAATGATTTACAAATATCATTACCCTTTTTGGATTCAAAactattaatttaaaataaatcaagactctctttctatgttgtgatgttacacttctATTTCAGGTTAAGGTGACGGCTGGCACCTGTTCAAACGATTGAaaccactgcatttgtttgcacatgacttaagtcaggaaaatgatattcattggttgccgtttgttggtgtggttcataaggtTTTCTCGTTtcttatgttttatataaataacaccgttggttttcctgtttgaatgattttacactagtctttatttaggccctttatagctttcagTTCCGattgagccaaggcttcgtgcacgtgttgaaggccatactttgacctataatggtttacttttgcaaattgtgacttgaatagagagtagtctcattgtcacttatatcacatcttcttatatataaacatataaataccgaatataaaatattagttttgataaacaaaaaaaactgtcTCAGACTATCATTTCATATGTGAAACGTGCGTTTCGGAGGTAGTAccagtaatacatgtataaaaaatataaattattgatAGGGTCATTAAGAAATTTAGTAATCTTTCCTTCAAGTTTTACCGTTCCTCTTTGTTCTTTGAAGTTCGAACAATATTATGGCAATTTCTAAATAGTTGGCCATGTTTAAAACGTCTGACAATACTGCACTTTTTTATTGGAGCTAAGGAATATTGTCTGTCTATTTTATTTTGGTTGATGTAAAACGAACAATGAAATTGTTTTGTTCggcaattttcaatttttgtttctaTACATGAAGTGTCAAA carries:
- the LOC139521270 gene encoding uncharacterized protein, which encodes MDKANYIAEAVRQLSDERFYKKLDYDPTSEFSSKIITALQTMYDDSHIDEDTIGYLKPDNAKPVRLYLLSKIHKVNNPGRPIVSANSHPTEKISELFDFHLRSHVENLPSHIQDTTDYLRKMESMNPLPPETLLFTLDVTSLIPTYLMVTVYNLVGKYGTRATF